A single window of Solanum dulcamara chromosome 5, daSolDulc1.2, whole genome shotgun sequence DNA harbors:
- the LOC129890612 gene encoding uncharacterized protein LOC129890612, giving the protein MTIKLVVGGLTLNIISIYSPQVGLDEEIKRHFWEDLNEVVASIPPTEKLFIGGDFNRHIGSVLIGYDEVHGGFGFECRNSGGVSLLNFAKAFELMVANSSFPKKEEYLVTFRSSRTVTQIDFLLLGKDDKSLCKDCKVIPTENLTTQHKLLVMNLEIRRKKKKRLIDDRPRIRWGRLTLSSALEIGEKLTVMESWESRGDASSIWDRTANCIRKAAREVLGVSRGRRDGH; this is encoded by the coding sequence atgacgaTTAAGTTAGTCGTTGGAGGGCTCacattgaacattattagtatCTACTCGCCACAAGTGGGGTTGGACGAAGAGATAAAAAGGcatttttgggaggatttgaaTGAAGTGGTGGCCAgtataccgcctactgagaagctattCATAGGAGGAGATTTTAATAGGCACATTGGGTCTGTTTTGATAGGCTATGATGAGGTGCATGGAGGATTTGGCTTCGAGTGCAGGAATAGTGGAGGAGTCTCACTCCTGAATTTCGCAAAAGCTTTTGAATTAATGGTGGCCAACTCCAGTTTTCCGAAGAAGGAGGAgtacttggtaaccttccgtagctCGAGGACAGTGACGCAAATAGACTTTTTGCTCCTTGGAAAAGATGATAAAAGCCTCTGTAAGGACTGCAAGGTCATACCAACTGAGAATCTTACGACCCAACATAAGCTATTGGTCATGAATTTGGagataagaaggaagaagaagaagaggctCATAGATGACCGCCCGAGGATTAGGTGGGGTCGTTTGACTCTgtctagtgccctagagatTGGGGAGAAGCTAACGGTTATGGAGTCGTGGGAAAGTAGGGGGGATGCAAGTAGTATATGGGATAGGACAGCCAACTGCATTAGGAAAGCAGCTAGAGAGGTACTAGGGGTCTCACGAGGCCGCCGTGATGGGCACTGA